One Oreochromis niloticus isolate F11D_XX linkage group LG16, O_niloticus_UMD_NMBU, whole genome shotgun sequence genomic window carries:
- the gpr45 gene encoding high-affinity lysophosphatidic acid receptor, with protein sequence MAFCNESFMEECNCMDPNSVEETSESLPSEATTPLISVTLRVTLAAIMIFMITIGFLGNAIVCLIVYQKPAMRSAINLLLATLAFSDIMLSVLCMPFTAVTVATADWSFGSGFCRASIMLYWLFVLEGVSILLIISVDRFLIIVQRQDKLTPHRAKLLIAGSWVLSLCVSLPSVVGWRAGAAGIGGAWAPQCVLGYSESLADRGYTVLLAVAVFFVPFTVMLYSYMCILNTVRRNTLRIHNHTTEHSCLPALNQVSKMRLTGLQRPPQVKVDMSFKTRAFTTILILFVGFSVCWLPHTIVSLLAVFSRQFYYSSVFYPISIGALWLSYLKTVFNPVIYCWRIRKFREACQEFIPKSCRLCPRVPGRSHRRVRPSNIYVCSETQSAV encoded by the coding sequence ATGGCTTTTTGTAATGAAAGCTTCATGGAGGAGTGTAACTGCATGGACCCGAACAGCGTAGAGGAAACGTCAGAAAGCCTCCCTTCAGAAGCTACGACTCCTCTCATATCAGTCACTCTCCGTGTGACCCTGGCAGCCATAATGATCTTTATGATTACTATCGGTTTCCTCGGCAATGCGATCGTGTGTCTGATTGTTTACCAGAAACCTGCCATGCGTTCTGCTATCAATCTCCTGCTTGCCACTCTGGCCTTTTCAGACATCATGCTCTCTGTGCTCTGCATGCCCTTCACTGCAGTCACCGTGGCCACTGCAGACTGGAGCTTTGGGAGCGGTTTCTGCCGCGCCTCCATCATGCTGTACTGGCTGTTCGTCCTGGAGGGGGTGTCCATCCTCCTCATTATCAGTGTGGACCGTTTCCTGATCATTGTGCAGCGGCAGGACAAACTGACCCCGCACAGAGCTAAACTGTTGATCGCAGGTTCTTGGGTGCTGAGCCTGTGTGTGTCCCTGCCGTCTGTGGTTGGGTGGAGGGCGGGTGCGGCAGGTATCGGGGGCGCCTGGGCGCCACAGTGTGTGCTGGGATACAGCGAGTCCCTGGCAGACCGTGGATACACAGTACTGTTGGCTGTAGCGGTTTTCTTTGTGCCATTTACTGTCATGCTGTACTCTTACATGTGCATCCTCAACACGGTGCGCCGCAACACCCTGCGCATCCACAACCATACCACCGAGCATTCCTGTCTGCCAGCCCTAAACCAAGTCAGCAAAATGAGACTTACCGGGCTGCAGCGGCCGCCTCAGGTCAAGGTGGATATGAGCTTCAAAACCCGAGCCTTCACCACCATCCTCATCCTCTTTGTTGGTTTCTCAGTGTGCTGGCTCCCTCACACCATCGTCAGCCTGCTGGCCGTGTTCAGCCGGCAGTTCTACTACAGCTCAGTCTTCTACCCCATCAGCATAGGCGCTCTGTGGCTCAGCTACCTGAAGACAGTCTTCAACCCCGTCATCTACTGCTGGAGGATCAGGAAGTTCAGGGAGGCCTGTCAGGAGTTCATTCCGAAAAGCTGCAGACTGTGTCCCAGAGTGCCGGGCAGGAGCCACAGAAGAGTGAGGCCCAGCAATATCTATGTTTGCAGTGAGACACAGTCAGCTGTGTGA
- the lg16h2orf49 gene encoding ashwin, whose translation MATSTGQNGKAAGTSDADLLLHPELLSQDFMRLILNEKNVSTRDCGSRDQLTELYLRHVIPLPQRTLPNTRWGRRMEKSRGRQTPAAHRADNSSSDHSRKRPLIVYDGSSSHSGPLKVKKPEGSIVPIGSNDRLKPPPAANLSNPIRKLSGNTSSSPSSQRSSDTTNLKREANTLGALKSPEVKNKIQHVTWP comes from the exons atGGCGACTTCCACGGGGCAAAATGGAAAGGCTGCTGGTACTTCTGATGCGGATCTCTTGCTTCACCCTGAGTTGTTGTCTCAGGACTTTATGAGGCTAATTTTAAATGAG AAAAACGTGAGTACCAGAGACTGTGGGAGCAGGGACCAGCTCACAGAGCTCTACCTGCGGCATGTCATCCCTCTGCCGCAGAGGACTTTACCCAACACCCGCTGGGGACGGAGGATGGAGAAGAGCCGAGGGAGGCAAACGCCGGCAGCTCACCGGGCAGATAA CTCCAGCAGTGACCACAGTAGAAAGAGGCCTCTGATTGTGTACGATGGgagctcctctcactctggcccACTGAAAGTGAAGAAACCAGAGGGAAGTATAGTGCCAATAGGAAGCAACGACAGATTAAAACCTCCACCAGCAGCAAATCTTTCCAACCCCATCCGCAAACTCTCAGGCAACACATCTTCCTCTCCATCCAGTCAGCGCAGCAGTGACACAACAAACCTCAAACGAGAAGCAAATACGTTG GGGGCACTGAAGTCTCCGGAAGTGAAGAACAAGATCCAGCATGTGACTTGGCCCTGA